A genomic segment from Pseudomonas sp. S09G 359 encodes:
- a CDS encoding DUF4062 domain-containing protein — protein MKLCGGLSVKVFISSVVRGFEAYRASARKAVGLLQHQTIMCEDFGARPDSSEVACMTEVDQADVVIVILGADFGFKTPSGESVTQQEFRRARAGGKRVLAFLQDVPVEGPQEAFRWEVSDYVDGLFRATFCNEHELSDAIVQALHQLNVTRAAISEHEFVERLQQHQGHGQRHWNNWSRDTRIEIAFLPQPELSGTLRQVHSEHETFFLKLCQAGLSSVKDGYKDFNQGDLTGIDAGTVAWRHHDSGMAWFTAALTAPTSNHDPFAGHYISPSRVRKLAEAAFGLITHGRGGWFQLSLTDISYTLFQEPPTVVSSSLSMPHRQEEHIVERQLLIPASQAAYNRWLDEVLFRMGRKLTG, from the coding sequence ATGAAGCTGTGTGGGGGGTTATCTGTGAAGGTTTTTATCAGCTCCGTTGTACGTGGCTTCGAGGCATATCGAGCCTCTGCCCGAAAAGCCGTAGGGCTGCTCCAGCATCAGACCATCATGTGCGAGGATTTCGGTGCTCGACCCGACTCGTCAGAAGTCGCATGCATGACCGAGGTCGACCAGGCTGACGTGGTCATTGTGATTCTGGGGGCCGATTTTGGCTTCAAAACTCCAAGCGGGGAGTCGGTGACCCAGCAGGAATTTCGTCGTGCGAGGGCAGGTGGGAAGAGGGTGCTTGCCTTCCTTCAGGACGTTCCGGTCGAGGGGCCGCAGGAAGCGTTCAGATGGGAGGTATCGGACTATGTCGATGGGCTGTTCCGGGCGACCTTTTGCAACGAACACGAGCTGTCAGACGCTATCGTTCAGGCGCTGCATCAGCTCAACGTGACGCGTGCCGCGATTTCAGAGCACGAGTTTGTTGAGCGCCTTCAGCAGCACCAAGGTCATGGCCAGAGGCACTGGAATAATTGGAGTCGCGATACCCGCATCGAGATAGCCTTTCTGCCTCAGCCAGAACTTTCCGGTACTCTGCGCCAAGTGCATTCCGAACACGAAACGTTCTTCCTCAAGCTCTGCCAGGCGGGCTTGAGCTCAGTGAAGGACGGGTACAAGGATTTCAATCAGGGCGATTTAACCGGCATAGATGCGGGCACTGTGGCATGGCGTCACCATGATTCCGGAATGGCCTGGTTCACGGCTGCCCTCACAGCCCCCACATCCAACCATGACCCTTTTGCCGGCCATTACATTTCTCCTAGCCGAGTGCGAAAACTGGCCGAGGCTGCATTCGGATTGATCACGCATGGCCGAGGAGGGTGGTTCCAGCTTTCCCTGACTGACATCTCCTACACGCTTTTCCAAGAGCCGCCGACCGTCGTATCGAGCAGTCTCTCGATGCCGCATCGACAAGAGGAACACATTGTTGAACGGCAGCTGCTCATCCCAGCGTCACAAGCGGCCTATAACCGCTGGCTTGATGAAGTGCTTTTCAGGATGGGACGCAAGCTTACTGGGTAA
- a CDS encoding ATP-dependent helicase, whose protein sequence is MKFTQEQLDYLASPLDQHVYLKACPGSGKTEVVAAMVARTVQGWSRSPSGIAVLTFSNSATDELRNRIHKYLGEPIGMPHMIATFDSFVLNRLVASIASEITGYTGKEGDFRIRILDKTADIYRTRKSICDRWISACKYDYDLGAARFVFSTGERSLDNQLNAAAIDQETFKDLIATKKRLWKGGFATFGDIDMLALKAFKDKKFDAYYSRIARRFPLVIVDECQDLSAEQLRIVEHLTEFGIKFHFIGDLNQSIYGFRRSNPDKVTELMGKLKFEPYELKTNWRSGQDIVDLCTKILGGERISGNPDIASEQPRILEYKACPSELLPTIRAMTQAYTNVVLVARGHTTLQRLRNGETFEGIELLAVACIGASTGNLKDIKDSLRTFAKWLANKLELEVTKVGPYCPIVMESRVAWRKFIHESLKFMVANGAGNSDQTWSAWVRTAKLAIRQLPDQPFVPMELRDVLDGLRGLNLVARKGQGGKPVTVRVVSQEMLEGLPDTLRYETIHQVKGETHDVTVVISSQQPGVHQSHWQDWLRDRGSEAARFAYVASSRPQHMLIWAVKKLKAEDRPVLAQLGFEVP, encoded by the coding sequence ATGAAGTTCACCCAAGAGCAGTTGGACTACCTCGCCTCACCGCTTGACCAGCATGTTTACCTCAAGGCCTGCCCGGGCAGCGGAAAGACAGAGGTGGTTGCCGCTATGGTGGCCAGAACCGTTCAGGGATGGTCTCGCTCACCCTCAGGCATTGCAGTGCTGACCTTCTCCAACAGCGCGACGGACGAACTCAGAAACAGGATTCATAAGTACTTGGGGGAGCCGATCGGTATGCCCCATATGATCGCTACGTTCGACAGCTTCGTTCTGAACCGGCTGGTGGCGAGCATCGCCAGTGAGATCACTGGATATACGGGCAAGGAGGGTGACTTTCGCATTCGTATTCTAGACAAGACAGCGGACATCTATCGCACGCGAAAGAGTATTTGCGACCGCTGGATCTCCGCGTGCAAATACGACTATGACCTTGGAGCCGCCAGATTCGTATTTTCAACCGGCGAACGCAGCCTCGATAACCAGTTGAATGCTGCAGCCATTGATCAGGAAACCTTCAAAGATCTCATCGCCACCAAAAAACGGCTGTGGAAGGGAGGGTTCGCCACCTTTGGCGACATCGACATGCTCGCCCTGAAGGCATTCAAGGATAAGAAATTCGACGCCTACTATTCACGGATCGCGCGCCGATTTCCTTTGGTCATCGTGGACGAATGCCAGGATCTCTCGGCCGAGCAGCTGCGAATCGTCGAACATCTCACAGAGTTCGGCATCAAGTTCCACTTCATCGGCGATCTGAACCAGTCAATCTATGGCTTTCGCAGGTCGAACCCCGATAAGGTCACCGAGCTAATGGGCAAGCTCAAGTTCGAACCCTATGAGCTTAAGACGAATTGGCGGAGCGGACAGGACATAGTCGATCTATGCACCAAAATCCTCGGCGGCGAACGGATCAGCGGCAACCCAGATATTGCGTCCGAACAACCGCGGATTCTCGAATACAAGGCCTGCCCCTCTGAGCTGTTGCCTACGATCCGCGCCATGACACAGGCGTACACCAACGTGGTACTGGTGGCACGCGGTCATACCACCCTGCAGCGCTTACGTAATGGTGAGACCTTTGAAGGCATCGAGCTGCTGGCAGTCGCGTGCATCGGCGCCAGCACAGGCAACCTCAAGGACATCAAGGATAGCCTGAGGACGTTTGCAAAGTGGCTGGCGAACAAACTTGAGCTGGAGGTCACCAAGGTCGGCCCGTATTGCCCGATTGTCATGGAGTCCAGGGTTGCCTGGCGGAAGTTCATCCATGAGAGTCTGAAGTTCATGGTCGCCAATGGTGCTGGAAACTCCGATCAGACCTGGTCGGCCTGGGTGCGCACCGCGAAGCTGGCGATCCGACAACTCCCGGATCAGCCCTTTGTACCTATGGAGCTGCGGGATGTGCTGGACGGCCTGAGAGGCTTGAATCTTGTGGCTCGCAAAGGGCAGGGTGGCAAGCCCGTAACCGTGCGAGTAGTAAGCCAAGAGATGTTGGAAGGGCTACCAGACACATTGCGCTACGAAACGATTCACCAAGTGAAGGGCGAAACTCATGATGTCACTGTAGTGATTTCTTCCCAACAGCCCGGAGTGCATCAGTCTCATTGGCAAGACTGGCTGCGGGATCGCGGATCAGAAGCAGCGCGGTTTGCCTATGTAGCGAGTTCCAGGCCACAGCACATGTTGATTTGGGCGGTGAAAAAGCTGAAAGCTGAGGATCGACCTGTGCTGGCGCAGTTGGGGTTCGAGGTGCCGTAA
- a CDS encoding ImmA/IrrE family metallo-endopeptidase, with amino-acid sequence MNEAYIEKAATDLLMQIYRDRRYLWPDQDTQPMMMRSPQIAALVCGYDYHVYPTLGDTKFNRHNTGTRIAGLIDRQANKIAVATEFGDKVQLFTGAHEIGHLVLHEDTVMHRDRAFDGGPLQAPRPLAERQADRFAACFLMPQKLLRERFEFMFCCKGQLRFSDVIAFHLDPNHPDRLLYASKDSDERELALARCTQFNNRNLVSLAQQFGVSDSAMAIRIKELDLVRWP; translated from the coding sequence ATGAACGAAGCCTATATCGAGAAAGCAGCGACTGATCTGCTCATGCAAATCTACCGAGATCGCCGCTACCTCTGGCCAGATCAAGATACCCAGCCAATGATGATGCGCAGCCCCCAAATCGCTGCTTTGGTCTGTGGCTATGATTACCATGTCTATCCCACGCTGGGGGATACCAAGTTCAACCGGCATAACACCGGTACCCGAATCGCGGGCTTGATTGATCGTCAGGCTAACAAGATTGCCGTTGCGACCGAGTTTGGTGACAAAGTCCAGCTCTTCACTGGCGCCCATGAAATAGGCCATCTCGTACTGCACGAAGACACCGTCATGCATCGCGACCGCGCGTTCGACGGCGGCCCATTGCAAGCGCCTCGGCCTCTCGCTGAGAGGCAAGCCGACCGCTTCGCAGCGTGCTTCCTGATGCCTCAAAAGCTGTTGAGAGAACGGTTCGAATTCATGTTCTGCTGCAAAGGACAATTGCGCTTCAGCGACGTGATCGCCTTTCACCTCGACCCTAATCACCCGGATCGCCTGCTCTATGCCTCAAAGGACTCAGATGAGCGCGAGCTAGCGCTGGCGCGGTGCACCCAATTCAACAATCGGAACCTGGTGTCATTGGCCCAGCAGTTCGGGGTTTCGGATTCAGCCATGGCTATTCGAATCAAAGAGCTAGACTTGGTGCGCTGGCCCTAA
- a CDS encoding Shedu immune nuclease family protein, which yields MEGTQQTLQDTWNGEDVLEPSFSIIRRPVEAGFCIDLYLQVFDKISSDKWQSLPEDRWHRLATIEPGWITMYPIYTNPHTQRYRSPKNGNVGCILYSHHPTRDLPDTPEDAVLYIDVSLPRKLFDPCEEGLGLVKQLTPLWRGLRFAPSLKTLVISDDGDTSITDDVVFVSEARVDECRRTCMRITRARKKSETSAQMHWVLSQVFPTLMPNVVFEGSRPVLASDTTPRRVSNQVAQAAVRARRHQLREVKVGAEMLAKEAPRELFELHAEIERVTLAVMIEKFESMLSQNLSEGHWQHFFEANLFILAMVFSRPVALLHTQFHAQGSTINGAGAHIGDLLFSQGRELAIVEIKKPSTPLMQSRPYRNQDVFGPNLQLSGAITQVLYQQGLMRSNWLSHLRDPTMRDLNPDTARCVVIAGTKPTEEGRRRSFEIFRNACKDVEVVTFDELLGKLRMLAQHLTPAAPADLPDIF from the coding sequence ATGGAAGGGACTCAGCAGACCTTGCAGGACACATGGAACGGGGAGGACGTGTTGGAGCCTAGTTTCAGCATCATCCGGCGGCCAGTGGAAGCGGGCTTTTGCATTGACTTGTACCTTCAGGTTTTTGACAAAATCTCCTCAGATAAATGGCAGTCATTGCCCGAAGACAGATGGCATCGGCTAGCCACGATCGAGCCGGGTTGGATCACGATGTATCCCATCTACACCAACCCCCATACTCAGCGCTATCGGAGCCCGAAGAACGGAAACGTGGGCTGCATCTTGTACAGCCATCACCCGACGCGCGATCTTCCAGACACTCCAGAGGACGCCGTGCTCTACATCGACGTCAGCCTCCCTCGAAAACTGTTTGATCCCTGTGAGGAAGGATTGGGGCTGGTTAAACAGCTTACGCCGCTCTGGCGAGGGCTGCGATTCGCTCCCAGCCTGAAAACCCTAGTCATATCGGATGATGGTGACACCTCGATCACAGACGACGTCGTCTTTGTCAGCGAGGCACGGGTGGATGAATGCCGTAGAACATGCATGCGGATCACTCGGGCTCGAAAAAAGAGTGAGACGTCAGCCCAGATGCATTGGGTGCTGAGCCAAGTGTTTCCGACGCTGATGCCCAATGTGGTCTTTGAAGGCAGCCGTCCAGTGCTGGCGAGCGATACGACCCCTCGCAGAGTCAGTAATCAAGTTGCGCAGGCGGCTGTGCGGGCGCGGCGTCATCAGCTCAGAGAAGTGAAGGTCGGCGCTGAGATGTTGGCGAAGGAAGCGCCTCGCGAACTATTCGAATTGCACGCGGAGATCGAGAGGGTCACCTTGGCCGTAATGATCGAAAAGTTCGAGAGCATGCTGAGCCAGAACCTCAGCGAGGGCCACTGGCAGCATTTTTTCGAGGCCAACCTGTTCATCCTAGCGATGGTGTTCTCGCGCCCTGTTGCGCTTCTGCATACCCAGTTCCATGCCCAAGGCTCCACGATCAATGGGGCTGGCGCTCATATTGGCGATCTGCTTTTCTCACAAGGACGCGAACTGGCCATCGTGGAAATCAAGAAACCTTCCACCCCTTTGATGCAAAGCCGACCGTATCGCAACCAGGATGTCTTCGGCCCGAATTTGCAGCTCAGTGGAGCAATTACGCAGGTGCTATATCAGCAAGGCCTGATGCGCTCCAACTGGCTGTCGCACCTTCGAGATCCAACGATGCGTGACTTGAATCCAGACACAGCGAGGTGCGTTGTCATTGCCGGTACCAAGCCAACAGAGGAAGGCCGCCGGCGCAGCTTTGAGATATTCCGCAACGCCTGCAAAGATGTCGAGGTCGTTACCTTTGATGAGCTGCTAGGCAAGCTGCGGATGCTGGCCCAGCACCTGACGCCCGCAGCTCCAGCCGACCTCCCAGATATTTTCTGA
- a CDS encoding RES family NAD+ phosphorylase, whose translation MSQLVCTHCLTEAYLRDQAADNDVSECDYCDRELPVMDMDELVDMCETAIHACFRPIQQPSSVIHHGYPPVGESLYFVLERMLGAGQSLLSDVHDRLLEAWSGLDDDDDPYFIEETEASSELTVGWRKMEHSLQFESRLANPLVGSILSMVFDGIEDLRSKDDRSAIVIAGVGQPISSFQRGRVFQDEDTMAAALKHPEKHLGPLPRGKGSPGRMNAKGISVFYGATDDHTAIAEVRPPVGSTVVTARFDVIRPLRLLNLNDLDAMRPHRDLSYFNPVRRSLAERCAFLKALQSQLTMPVMPDSAESGYLITQAIADFLAKHQGLNLDGILFPSAQVPKDASPGQNVILFHKASGVERLEDTQEAEYVSLWESDEDRWVYYPEFWEAGPKSRDERSQYVPLVPHPEPSLRLARDCIVIHQIQGVRFSSAVDPVRYVPWSKDRKFTGFR comes from the coding sequence ATGAGCCAGCTCGTGTGTACCCATTGTCTCACCGAAGCCTATTTGCGCGATCAGGCCGCGGATAATGATGTCAGTGAATGCGACTACTGTGACCGAGAGCTTCCAGTCATGGACATGGACGAACTCGTGGACATGTGTGAGACGGCAATCCACGCCTGCTTTCGTCCAATCCAGCAACCGAGCTCAGTAATACACCACGGTTATCCTCCCGTCGGTGAAAGTCTGTATTTCGTCCTGGAGCGTATGCTGGGTGCTGGTCAGAGCCTGCTGTCTGATGTTCATGATCGGTTGCTTGAAGCCTGGAGCGGCCTGGACGATGACGACGATCCCTATTTTATTGAAGAGACTGAGGCGTCGTCAGAGCTGACGGTTGGCTGGCGGAAAATGGAGCACAGCCTGCAATTTGAATCTCGGCTGGCGAACCCTTTAGTGGGGTCGATCCTGTCCATGGTTTTCGATGGCATTGAAGATTTGCGTTCAAAGGACGATCGATCAGCCATTGTCATCGCCGGCGTTGGCCAACCGATCTCATCATTCCAGCGGGGGCGGGTGTTCCAAGACGAAGACACAATGGCAGCAGCGCTGAAGCACCCTGAAAAGCATCTGGGGCCCCTACCCAGGGGAAAGGGCTCCCCGGGGCGAATGAATGCCAAAGGCATCTCGGTTTTTTACGGTGCAACAGACGACCATACCGCAATTGCGGAGGTTCGCCCTCCCGTAGGTAGCACGGTGGTGACCGCACGGTTCGACGTTATCAGGCCTCTGCGACTTCTCAACCTGAACGACCTGGACGCGATGCGTCCGCATCGTGACCTGAGCTATTTCAATCCCGTTCGCAGGAGCCTTGCCGAACGCTGCGCCTTCCTCAAAGCCTTACAAAGCCAACTGACCATGCCGGTCATGCCTGACTCAGCGGAAAGCGGTTATCTAATCACGCAGGCGATTGCCGATTTTCTGGCTAAACACCAAGGTCTCAACCTCGACGGGATCTTGTTCCCGTCTGCACAGGTGCCGAAGGATGCCTCACCGGGCCAGAACGTGATTCTTTTTCACAAGGCAAGCGGGGTTGAAAGGTTGGAGGACACACAGGAGGCGGAGTACGTGAGCCTGTGGGAGTCGGATGAGGATCGGTGGGTGTATTACCCTGAATTCTGGGAAGCCGGGCCGAAAAGCAGAGATGAACGCTCCCAGTATGTTCCACTCGTGCCGCATCCCGAGCCAAGCCTGCGTCTAGCCAGAGATTGCATCGTGATTCACCAGATCCAGGGCGTTCGATTTAGCAGCGCGGTTGATCCCGTTCGCTATGTTCCTTGGTCGAAAGACAGGAAATTTACAGGATTCAGGTAG
- the nfsA gene encoding oxygen-insensitive NADPH nitroreductase, protein MTVNVQSKLASRYGAADISPLMPWNETIDQLLDHRSVRAFTDQPLPDGTIETLVAAAQSASTSSNLQVWSVVAVQDSDRKARLSALAGNQAYIRQAPLFFVWLADLSRVTRVAEQQGVELEAVPYLESLLLGTIDAALAAQNAVVALESLGLGSVYIGAIRNDIEGVAKELGLPPQVYPVFGLCVGYPSTERPAQVKPRLPQGAVLHHETYSAAADVEAVAEYDERLGAFYQREGMKASGWSEQVVNRLRSVSNLHGREELVEELKRMGSGLR, encoded by the coding sequence ATGACAGTCAACGTACAATCAAAACTGGCTTCCCGCTACGGCGCCGCGGACATCTCGCCTCTCATGCCCTGGAACGAGACGATCGATCAGTTGCTCGATCATCGCAGCGTTCGTGCTTTCACTGATCAGCCACTGCCTGACGGCACCATAGAGACCCTGGTTGCCGCGGCGCAATCAGCGTCGACCTCTTCAAACCTGCAGGTCTGGAGCGTTGTCGCTGTTCAGGACAGCGATCGGAAAGCGCGCCTCTCGGCACTGGCAGGAAACCAGGCCTACATCCGGCAGGCGCCTCTGTTCTTTGTATGGCTCGCCGACCTGTCCAGGGTCACCCGCGTTGCTGAGCAGCAGGGTGTAGAGCTCGAAGCAGTGCCTTACTTGGAAAGCCTGTTGCTCGGTACGATCGACGCGGCCTTGGCTGCTCAGAACGCCGTGGTCGCTCTGGAGTCTCTGGGACTTGGCAGTGTGTACATCGGCGCCATCCGAAACGACATTGAAGGCGTGGCCAAGGAGCTTGGTCTGCCTCCGCAGGTCTATCCGGTTTTCGGTCTCTGCGTAGGTTATCCATCTACCGAGCGACCAGCGCAGGTAAAACCACGGCTGCCTCAAGGCGCAGTGCTTCACCATGAGACCTACTCGGCAGCGGCAGATGTGGAAGCGGTGGCTGAATACGATGAGCGCTTGGGCGCTTTCTACCAGCGTGAGGGCATGAAGGCTTCCGGGTGGTCGGAGCAGGTGGTCAATCGGCTTCGCAGTGTCTCGAACCTGCACGGGCGGGAAGAGCTGGTTGAGGAGCTGAAGCGGATGGGGTCTGGGCTGCGCTGA
- a CDS encoding ATP-dependent endonuclease — protein sequence MYLRALDVNGFKCFGKPFTIEFHDGLNVLVGENGAGKTGVISAIRQLFNDSESGKRIISERDFYKGFGVGAVPAESIWIQATFSDLDKDDVIAFEDWCGNHDEAKLTFTALNEEARGRFRHHTYGGHEYTKALDTETLDYIHCVYLPPLRDAETKLREGRQSRLARLLKALCRKDLETARKAGELHPLEQYVGDFNRELSESDKFAIKLANQRIGENLKAALGMHLSQGTMIQFSEVSFSRIVEGLRLLYFPNLSQADATQFRSLEENSLGYNNLLYIASILAELILEAEEDRGEETYLRLLLIEEPEAHLHPQLQLRLLRHLKTVAEARGIQVIITTHSTVISAAVSVNHIIHISNDDKPVAVPLRNTGLPDQSRRFVDRWLDVTKSNLLFSKGAILVEGIAEAIVVPELARIVLRPYGKGRDCLDDYGVSVINLGGIYFKHFMQLFCDVNGEQPGADMPVRCAGLTDNDPPKSLKSIDDGKGGTKAIPFLPHADEHPVGNNPALSLQGPINRSQFGRLFAGMYKTFEYDIAMEGDNLRTMMTVAAGLWPVPDGSVVKGLEKNAKLDFAAMTSAERADYAGALLDRLDSDEIGKGLYAQSFADALEVLETDFVVPEYIRLAILWACGLEERPA from the coding sequence ATGTATCTGCGTGCTTTAGACGTTAATGGTTTCAAGTGTTTTGGCAAGCCTTTTACCATCGAATTCCACGACGGTCTCAACGTTCTCGTTGGGGAAAACGGAGCGGGCAAAACCGGCGTGATCAGCGCGATACGCCAGCTTTTCAATGACTCCGAGTCGGGTAAGCGGATCATCAGTGAGCGCGATTTCTATAAAGGCTTTGGGGTTGGAGCCGTCCCCGCGGAATCGATCTGGATTCAAGCCACGTTTTCCGATTTGGACAAAGACGATGTCATTGCCTTCGAAGATTGGTGTGGAAATCACGACGAAGCAAAACTGACTTTCACCGCGCTTAATGAGGAGGCGCGCGGCCGGTTCAGACACCACACATACGGTGGCCATGAATACACCAAGGCCTTAGACACGGAAACGCTCGACTACATTCATTGCGTTTACCTACCGCCGCTACGTGACGCCGAGACCAAACTTCGTGAGGGGCGCCAGTCTCGCCTAGCTCGCCTGTTGAAAGCCCTATGCCGCAAAGATCTTGAAACCGCGAGAAAAGCCGGCGAGCTGCACCCGCTGGAGCAATACGTGGGCGACTTCAACCGTGAGCTCTCCGAAAGCGACAAGTTTGCTATCAAATTGGCCAATCAGAGAATCGGTGAAAATCTGAAGGCAGCTCTGGGGATGCACCTTTCCCAGGGCACAATGATCCAGTTTTCAGAGGTCAGCTTCTCCCGAATCGTGGAAGGCCTGCGGCTCTTGTATTTCCCTAATCTCTCCCAGGCTGACGCTACCCAGTTTCGGTCGTTGGAGGAAAATAGCCTGGGGTACAACAACCTTCTGTACATCGCATCGATCCTGGCAGAGCTCATCCTTGAAGCAGAGGAAGATCGAGGTGAAGAAACCTATCTGCGGTTGTTACTGATTGAGGAGCCGGAGGCTCACCTTCATCCCCAACTCCAGTTACGGCTGCTTCGCCACCTCAAGACAGTTGCCGAAGCACGCGGGATACAGGTAATCATCACCACGCATTCAACGGTGATTTCTGCTGCTGTGTCGGTCAATCACATCATTCATATCTCCAATGACGACAAGCCCGTAGCAGTACCTCTCAGGAACACGGGGCTTCCCGACCAGAGCCGGCGCTTTGTTGATCGCTGGCTGGATGTGACGAAGTCAAATCTGTTGTTCTCCAAGGGCGCAATCTTGGTCGAGGGCATCGCAGAAGCCATCGTGGTGCCGGAGCTGGCTCGGATTGTCCTGCGGCCCTACGGCAAAGGGAGAGACTGCCTGGATGATTATGGCGTGTCGGTGATAAACCTCGGAGGTATCTACTTCAAACACTTCATGCAGCTGTTCTGTGACGTCAATGGCGAGCAGCCGGGGGCTGATATGCCAGTCAGGTGCGCCGGTCTAACCGACAACGATCCACCGAAGTCTTTGAAGTCTATTGACGATGGGAAAGGCGGAACCAAAGCAATACCTTTTTTACCCCACGCTGATGAGCATCCTGTTGGTAACAACCCAGCATTATCGCTGCAAGGCCCCATTAACCGATCGCAGTTCGGTCGACTGTTCGCAGGCATGTACAAGACATTCGAATACGACATCGCGATGGAGGGCGACAATCTCAGGACGATGATGACGGTTGCGGCTGGACTCTGGCCAGTCCCGGACGGTTCGGTAGTGAAGGGGCTGGAAAAGAACGCGAAACTGGATTTCGCCGCCATGACATCTGCCGAAAGAGCCGATTACGCGGGAGCCTTACTTGATCGGCTCGATTCGGATGAGATCGGCAAAGGGCTCTATGCCCAGTCGTTTGCGGACGCGCTAGAGGTCTTGGAAACTGACTTCGTGGTGCCAGAGTACATCCGGCTGGCGATTCTTTGGGCCTGCGGCCTGGAAGAAAGACCAGCATGA